The nucleotide sequence CGCAAATCAGCGGCCAATCTCTCGTGCGCTTGTGCCGCCACATAGGCGACCAGCCGTTTGTGCTGCCCGTCATCCAGTACCAGCACCGCCGCCTCGTGTACCGCCGGGTGTTCCACCAAACGGGTTTCAATTTCCCCCAACTCAACCCGGAAGCCACGGATCTTAACTTGCTCATCGTTACGGCCCAGGAATTCCAGCTCACCGTCCGGCAGAAAACGGGCCAAATCCCCGGAGCGATACATCCGCGCATCGGGTTCCAGACTAAAGGGGTCCGGTAAAAAACGTTCCGCGCTCAATGCAGGTCGGTTCAGATAACCCCGCGCCACACCCACGCCACCAATGTACATTTCGCCAATGCCACCCAATGGAACCGGTTGCCCCTCTCTGTCCAACAGATAGATGCGGGAATTTTTAACCGGCCGGCCGATAGAACGGGCATCTTCCGGGGATAATATCTCCTTATAAGTCACTGTCACGGTATTTTCCGTCGGGCCATAACCATTCAACAACCGGGGCCGGTAGCCTTCCTGCATAAACCAGTCCTGAACGGCGTTCTTTTTTACCGCCTCACCACCAATCATGACGAGTCGGAGGCAATCCGGCAGCGGTAGCTCGGGATCTCTGGCCGCCAGTTCAGACCAGAATAAGGTCGGCAGAGAAACGATCGTGATACGATGTTGCCGGGTTAAAGCAATAAATTCCCGTACCGAAGCTAGCCAGCTATCATCCCGGATAACCAGTGTGGCCCCGTTACACAATACCGAGAAAAATTCCTCGACTGAAACATCAAACGCAAAAGCGGCAAATTGCAACACCCGATCTTGCTCAGTGACGGCATAAGTGTCGTTAAAGCCCAGATGACGTTGATAAATCGCCTGATGTTCTATCATCACCCCTTTCGGCTGCCCGGTTGAACCGGAGGTGTAAATCACATAGGCCAGATGCTGTGGTGTCAATGCCGTCACTAAGGGATTGCTGTCCGGTTGATCAGGTAGGATATTCGGGTCAAGCACGGTCAACCCGGCTAGCGCGACATCACCCAACGCGGCCCGCCCGGTCGCATCAGCCAATACCACTGACGGGACAGTATCATTTAGGATATACGCCAGACGTTCCGCCGGGTAGGTTGAATCCAGCGGCACATAAGCCCCACCCGCTTTCAGCACCGCCAGCAGCGCCACCACCATCGCCGGGGAGCGTGCCACACAAATCGCTACCCGCTGGTCCGGTACGACACCCAGTGCAATCAACTGGTGCGCCAGCCGGTTAGCGTCAGCATTTAACTCGGCATAACTGAGGCGCTGCCCTTGATACTCTAACGCCGTGGCCTCCGGAGTTTGCTCTACCTGTTGCTCAAATAGCTGATGAATACATAACGGATCAGGATAGGGGGTTTCAGTCGCGTTCCAAGTTTCCAGTAACAATGTTCGCTCGGCCTCTGGCAACAAATTAAGCTGCCCAATGGGAATTTCATCCCCCATCCTTTTCGAGGCTGCCAGCACCTGTAAGTGCTCGCTCATCCGTAAAACGACTTCCGTGCACAGGCGGTTTTCATCGTAGATCCAACGAAACCCTCCCTGTGCATTTATCTGGAAGGTCAACAATTCGCCGGATACCTTTTGATCGCGTGGCCTATCACCCTTGATCAACGAGACAGCGATTCGCCACGGCCGACTTGTCGCCAACGCCGGGATAGCATGCAATGAAGGAGAGCAAGAGAAGAGATCACAACTAAATGTGCCGTACTGCACCAAACGGGACAACTCGTCATCAACCCAGCCAGCTACCTCACGCCAAGGCTTATCAAACGCTACCTCAACGGCCATAGGCACCACCGGTGCCAGATTTGCCGATTCATCTTTTACCTTATCCACGCTCCAACCGATTTGGAATACGGTCTGCTGAGTCAAACGCGCAAGGTAAATGACAAAAGTCTGCAACAACGTTCGCAATGGCTCCTCTTCACCATTTTTTGGCAGAGGGGGCTGCCAAGCGCTCATTGCCCATATAGGTTCTGTTTGGTCTCCGGCGGTTTCGAAAGGTAACTGGAGGGGTTGAAAAGCAGCAAGACGCTCATACCAGAATAATTCACTGGATGTGAGTCTTTGAAGGGTATTCTTTGTATTTCGAGTTTGTTGTGAAACATCATTTGCATCGGTTATATTTTCTGACGTCTGAGTTTTAAATGCACTTCCCACTTTAGCAATATTATTTTTCATCTACTACTACCTCAACGAATCTGTTAGAAATTTGAGAACCGTCACTCCCGACAGTCATCACTAATGTTTCTCTCCTACTTCTTGCCCAAAAATAAAAATAGACACATCTGCTATCCATCCAAGAGACTTAGATACCGGATGCCACTGCCCGATTAATAGCGGCTACTTACTGCCTATCTTCAATGCCAATTATCCTGATAACAGAATGAAATATTCCATTTTTATTCCTATTTTTCAGATAAGCTCAATTAATTTACTGCAACTTTTGTTGACTGATCCTAAATTTCATAATTAAAAACTTAACCATTTACTGCATTTATTATTCATAATGACCAAATAACCTTTAACTTTATCTGTTTTCAATTAATACCTAATTAAAATGATTTCAAAAACAAATTAAGTATTTTAAAAATAAAATAGACCAATTTACATTTAATTATCAAAATACTACTTTGACAATCACCTATAAAATAGTCTTCATTACAATAATAAAAGGACATACTAATTTCAAAGACAGTTATTCAATAGGCATAAAATAATCCTGCACATTCAATCATATCAAAATATAACGTCAAGCTAAAAATAATTCATAAAAAATTATTTTTCAACAATAAGACAATACCGCTAATGAATATGCCACAAATGAACAAATACAAATTATATTTAACTTAATTACATATATCCTGTAATAATTAGAACATAAAAAAATACAAACGTTATTATATCAATAACCACAAAGAAACAATTTAAAATTAAAATAACTTAATTTTTCATTGCCTTATAATAATACACAACGTAATCTATATATTACTCAATAATATTGACTATCGCCCAAATTAAATAAGTTTCCATAATTATGTTCCACTTCCAACCAGCCCTTGTGTACCAAGACATACAACCTTTCCATCCAAGCGGTCCGTAGAATCAATGAGATAGGCTACAGAACCAATATTGTTCAAAAAGAAAACAAAAGGCATATACCCAATGGATTTCAAGATAGATCGCGACGGCAAGGGAGCAAATCCCCGGGAGCATAGAAAACTATGTGACCGGGGTGAAAGAGTGCAGCCAACAAAGAGGCAACTTGAAAGATAACGGGTATATACCCTATTGATTTCAAGATGCATCGCGGCGGCAAGGGAACGAATCCCCGGGAGCATAGATAACTATGTGACCGGGGTGAGTGAGTGCAGCCAACAAAGAAGCAACTTGAAAGATGACGGGTATAGGTGTATCGGTATTATGGGAAAGCCATTTATAATCTTAATCACTCTTTAACTTAGGATCAGAATGCCAAGCACCATCCCATAACATTTAAAAAACTTGTTGATAAATCGTCACCGCTTTTGGGGGCAGCGATGTCAGAAAATGAAGTATTGGACGGTATGTTTGGTACTGTTATCCAAGTATCCTCTGGCGGAAGGGTTTCTTTCGTAAAATTCATCTAAAGCATCCATAATGAGTAACCTGTTGTTTGGAATTTAGCTTAAAATAGTGTTATGAACTAAAAATATACAATTAAAATTATAAGTCAAGGTTTGTTTTCACTTGTAAGGATACTTTTTTAGCGTGTTTTAAGACGTAGGGTTTTAGCAAAATCCATTGTAAATTTTTCTCTTAATGAGAATGACAATTATTATGTAAATCCAAGATTAACGGAAATATAAGTAATCGATATTTTGATAAAGGGATTATCATTATGCAAATGCAAGTTAAAAAATGATTGAAATGAATGGTTTTCATAAAGTAATTGTTGTAAATATAATATTTTCTTGTTTTTCCTTTTCTGATATTTGATTCTTTAGGCTCTTCTATTAATGCATTCGGTAAAGATTTGCCTGAGGAAATCTGAGACAATGTTTTTTGTAACTTGGTAGAAATACTATAAATGGTAATGACTAACTAATAAGACAGAGAAACAGATTGTGGCAAAGAAAGAAAAACGGCCTCACCATGACGGATTATTCAAATATTTTTTAACGCAGCCTGAAACGGCCAGAGAGTTTCTATCCCTTTATTTGCCCGAAGAAATCCAGTCGTTGTGTGACTTAGCCACATTGAAACTGGAGCCCGGCAGTTTTGTGGATGAGCATTTACGTCAACTGCACAGTGATGTGTTGTACTCGGTCGAAACGGCCCGGGGACAGGGCTATATCTATTGCCTGATTGAACATCAGTCCACCCCTGACCCGTTAATGGCCTGGCGGCTGATGTATTATGCCATGTTAGCCATGGCGGCTCACCTGAAAAAAGGCCATACTGAACTCCCGTTGGTGGCACCTCTGCTGTTTTATCATGGTGAGATTCGGCCGTATCCTTACTCAAACCGGTGGCTGGATTGTTTCACGCTCCCCGAACAGGCGGCTCGCTTATACCGTCAGGCGTTTCCGTTGGTGGACGTCAGTGTGCTCAGCGATGAAGAGATCCTGACGCATAAAGGGGTTGCCCTGATGGAGCTGGTGCAAAAACATATTCGCTGTCGGGATATGCAGGAATGGCTCCTCCAATTGGTGGAACTCTTGAATGCGGGGTATAATACAACTGAGCAGCGCAATGTGGTGTTACGCTATATTTTACTGAATGGACATACGCCGGATCTCTCACAATTTGTCCATCAACTGATTGAACAATCTCCGGAGCATGAAACGATGTTGATGACTATTGCAGAACAGCTTGAACAAAAAGGGCTTGAGCGAGGTATCAAGCAAGGTATTGAGCAAGGTATTGAACAAGGTATTGAACAAGGTATTGAGCAGGGTATTGTGCAAGGCCGAGAGGAAGGCCGAGCGGAAGGTAAACTGGAAACGGCTCGTGCCTTATTACGGCATGGCGTGAGTTTGGATATTATTGTCACCAGTACCGGGCTGAGCCGGGATAAAATTGAAATGTTAAAGCATTAAATTCATCTTCTCTTTTACAGTAAAATGCCGATATTTAAGATCGGCATTTTTGTTCTTATTCAGGATGATGGTTACTTTTACGTTTGCCCGGCGAAGCTGAAACCGGTCAGACTGAAACAGCAATCTCCGGAGCATGAAACGATGTTGATGACTATTGCAGAACAGCTTGAACAAAAAGGGCTTGAGCGAGGTATCAAGCAAGGTATTGAACAAGGTATTGAACAAGGTATTGAGCAGGGTATTGTGCAAGGCCGAGAGGAAGGCCGAGCGGAAGGTAAACTGGAAACGGCTCGTGCCTTATTACGGCATGGCGTGAGTTTGGATATTATTGTCACCAGTACCGGACTGAGCCGGGATAAAATTGAAACGTTAAAGCATTAAATTAATCTTCTCTTTGTACAGCAAAATGCCGATATTTAAGATCGGCATTTTTGTTCTTATTCAGGATGATGGTTACTTTTACGTTTGCCCGGCGAAGCTGAAACCGGTCAGACTGAAGCAACTTTATAGGGGGCGAAATGACACCCTAAGAATATGGGGAACGCGGTTAGGTGAGTTGTTTGCAGAAACAAATGATTCGAAACTTCAATGTTCATGCGCCTGATGTGACCGTTTATTACTGATTTTGGCATCTGAACAGAATTCATGACACCCTTTATTGATGAGATCGGCGGTTATTTTATTGATGAGAGCTTGCCGAATACCCTGCTGTTGACCCAGATCCCATTCAGAAATGGAATGGGCTGAGGGTTGACCAGAAAAGCTATATATTGGATGATGAGCTATTGATAATTTCAATTTGGTGATGGGTAAGTCATTTGACTTCATTCTGAAAATATTATCTGGCGGTAATCGATATTTTGATAAAGTGGTTATTATTATGCGAATACAAGTTAAAAACTCATTTAAATGAATGGCATTCATTGAATAGTTGTTGTAAATAAATAACTATTCCAAAATAGTACTCCACTTCGTACAACTCCTTGTGTAGCAAGGGCATACATAGCAGAGTTATGAGTTAGTACGGTCTATCAAGCATCAAATTTGCACTATTCAGATATCAATCAAATAGACTAACTGTATCGGTATTATGAAATCCTATTTATACCCGTTATCCTTCAAGTTGCCTCTTTGTTGGCTGTACTCGCTCACCCCGGTCACATAGTTACCTATGCTCCCAGGGATTCACTCCCTTGCCGTCACGATGCATCTTAAAATCCATAGGGTATAAACACCCTCCAATTTAAATAATTTAATTTTAAGACATACTATATTTAATTCAAATTTAAAATATAAAATATAACTTTTTCACTATATATATTTATAACTAAATACCTATATTCAATTATTTATTAAAATCATAAAAACCAATAGCGAAATTAATTTAAAATTTATGATTGATATTATTTTAAAAACAACATAGATATTAAAATTTACAATCCAACATAGTATCAAACATTCTTTACCAATTAATTAACAGCAAAGTATCCCCTCATATTTCAATTATTCAAGATTAATCATTTAGAATATATTAACCACCTATTATTCTTATAAAATCATCTATTTATGCCTTCTATAACTCACATCCTTAAATGTTAAAGATAAAGCGGCTATAATAGCTGGAATGGATAAAATGGCAAAAATAGTGCTATAACTTAATTCAAGCCTGATCAATTCTGCGCCAAATAAAGTACCGAAAATCCCACCAAATCTTCCAAATCCTAACATCCAGGCAACTCCCGTAGCCCTACAATGAGTCGGATAAAATTGTGCAGAGATTGATCCCATCGACGCCTGAGCGCCATTCATCGTTATCCCGGCAAGAAATATAAGAATACTCAA is from Photorhabdus laumondii subsp. laumondii and encodes:
- a CDS encoding Rpn family recombination-promoting nuclease/putative transposase, translated to MAKKEKRPHHDGLFKYFLTQPETAREFLSLYLPEEIQSLCDLATLKLEPGSFVDEHLRQLHSDVLYSVETARGQGYIYCLIEHQSTPDPLMAWRLMYYAMLAMAAHLKKGHTELPLVAPLLFYHGEIRPYPYSNRWLDCFTLPEQAARLYRQAFPLVDVSVLSDEEILTHKGVALMELVQKHIRCRDMQEWLLQLVELLNAGYNTTEQRNVVLRYILLNGHTPDLSQFVHQLIEQSPEHETMLMTIAEQLEQKGLERGIKQGIEQGIEQGIEQGIEQGIVQGREEGRAEGKLETARALLRHGVSLDIIVTSTGLSRDKIEMLKH